A single genomic interval of Cydia splendana chromosome 10, ilCydSple1.2, whole genome shotgun sequence harbors:
- the LOC134794216 gene encoding CAAX prenyl protease 1 homolog translates to MGLNEECIVYLILLFSWAEYLWELYLSLRQLKIYKTNNTIPEDLKEMLNEESFKKARLYGIDKSQFKIIKEFYSIVLTSVILYQRWIAVAWFESENISKSLYVSPDREIFVTCVFMTIVTLFNYVINLPFKIYGTFVLEQKHGFNKQTVGFFIKDQFKSLVLSLIITIPLVSIAIYIIMVGGDMFVAYLWLFTTVVSLLLLMLYPTVIAPLFDKFVPLPEGSLRKGIEELALKLKFPLSQVYIVEGSKRSAHSNAYFGGLFGSKRIVLFDTLLEKYDEEKKTLTGCNDNEILGILAHELGHWSCNHLTKNIALTELNLLLLFSAFGALFKYSLLYTALGFPAGQKPIIIGLIVVLQMILAPYNSILSFFLTALSRKHEFEADNFAVSLNYPRELRSALIKLGKDNLDYPIYDKLYSAWYHSHPTLLQRIDNIKNQLVEDKKQN, encoded by the coding sequence TTAAAAATCTACAAAACAAACAACACTATTCCTGAGGACTTGAAGGAGATGTTAAATGAAGAATCGTTCAAGAAAGCTCGTCTGTATGGTATTGACAAGTCGCAGTTCAAGATCATAAAGGAATTTTATAGTATAGTATTAACATCCGTAATACTTTATCAACGCTGGATTGCTGTAGCATGGTTTGAATCAGAGAACATTTCAAAATCCCTGTATGTATCACCGGACAGAGAAATATTTGTGACTTGTGTCTTTATGACCATTGTGACACTGTTTAACTATGTTATAAATTTGCCCTTTAAGATTTATGGCACATTTGTACTTGAGCAGAAGCATGGTTTTAATAAGCAGACAGTAGGATTCTTTATTAAGGACCAGTTTAAATCTTTGGTTCTGAGTCTCATCATTACCATTCCATTAGTATCTATTGCGATTTATATTATCATGGTAGGAGGAGATATGTTTGTTGCTTATCTTTGGTTGTTTACTACTGTGGTTTCTTTATTACTTTTGATGCTGTACCCTACTGTTATTGCTCCTCTGTTTGACAAGTTTGTCCCTCTGCCTGAGGGTTCTCTAAGGAAAGGCATTGAGGAACTAGCATTGAAGCTTAAGTTCCCGCTCTCACAAGTTTACATAGTAGAGGGATCTAAAAGGTCTGCACACAGCAATGCATATTTCGGTGGCCTTTTCGGTTCAAAAAGAATTGTACTCTTTGATACATTGCTAGAAAAGTATGATGAAGAGAAAAAAACTTTGACTGGATGTAATGACAATGAAATTCTAGGAATTCTAGCTCATGAATTGGGACACTGGAGTTGCAACCACTTGACAAAGAACATAGCTTTGACTGAACTTAATTTGTTGCTGTTATTCTCTGCTTTTGGAGCACTTTTTAAGTATTCTTTGTTGTATACTGCTCTTGGGTTTCCAGCAGGGCAAAAACCTATAATTATTGGTTTAATTGTGGTTTTACAAATGATACTTGCACCATACAATTCAATTTTATCCTTCTTCTTAACAGCATTGTCTAGAAAACACGAATTTGAGGCTGATAACTTTGCTGTGTCTTTGAATTACCCCAGAGAACTCAGGTCTGCACTAATAAAGCTTGGTAAAGATAATCTGGACTACCCAATCTATGATAAGCTATACTCAGCATGGTACCATTCTCATCCTACTTTGTTACAAAGAATAGATAATATTAAGAACCAATTAGTTGAGGATAAGAAACAGAACTAA